In the genome of Methanobrevibacter arboriphilus JCM 13429 = DSM 1125, the window ATTAGATCTAAAACTATTCTACTCTTAATCAGATTCTAATTCAACTAAAATAGGATTTAATTTAGCTATTAAATTATAAAATATTGTAGATATACTCATAATTATAAATATTCCTATAAATCCTCCTATAATTACTAAAATAGAATTAATATAAGAAACAGGGAAAAATAAAAAAGAAATTATTAGATGAATTATTGTATAAGGAATAATCAAAGCAATAGCTAAGTTCAAACCTACACTTGATGGTTTAAAATAATTGATTTTATTTATACTTTTATTATCATTTTTATCATTTTCTAATTTTATTTCAACTCCACCAGTTTTTTTAGATACTAAATTATATATAAATCCTCCTAAACCAGTTAAAATAAAAGTTAAAACAATAAATATTAAAATTATAATAGGATTTGTAATAATATCTATAGTTTGACCTATCAATGAAATCATTGGGGTGAAACTTATAAATGAGTATAAATCTATTAAAATAATCTCTAAAACTAATTTTAATCCAGGATAAAACAAAATAACAAATATAATATTTATCAAAGTTATAATGATTGAAATAGGTAAAATTGAGATTCTTTCAATACTTCCATTCGATATTTCAAAGGAAACACTAAATATTTTATTTGAAAAAATATTATAAAGAAAATTTCCAATGAAATAATAAACAACTCCTCCAACTAAAGATATAAAAGCTATTGTAAATGGAATAAGTAATGATAATGTATCAAAATTTCCATTAATAGCAGCATAAATAAATAACAATAATCCTACTATTATTCCCCAAATAAAGAATATTAAAGATCCAACAACCGTAATCGAACTTAAATCAATGTATTTTAAATTAAGATAAGACATAATATTTACTCCAAATTAACTGATTTATAATTTTATTAAAAATATTAAAATATGCTAAAAATTAAAAAAGATATTAAAAATTAAATTAATTGTTATGCAATTAATTGTTATGCATTTTCATATCTGAACTATTTTCAGCTAAAGAATTATTCATACTTATATTAGAATTATTATTTTTAGAATTACTATTTTCAGAAGCATTATTTTCAGAATTATTATTTTCTTTCATTGGCATTGGACAATTACATTTACTATTTTCTTCCATACTACACATATCACAACAATAATTATCTCCTGTAGCATGATCATGACAATTCAACATTTTACATTGAGAACATACATCTTTTTCATCTCCTTGAAAAATAAAAAGAGATGATGCAAAAGCAATGCCTACAATGATGATGATTATTAATATTACTAAATATTTTTTTTTCATTATATACCCCTTTTATAAGTATTTTTTCATTATTGTACTCCATTCATGATTATTTTTTCATTATTATATTCTATTCATACTTATTCCCAATCCTAACCTTGTCTTAAATAATTAGAATTTTAAATAATTAAAATAACAAATTTTCTATTCTGTAAAACTCCTTTTCTATTAAAGTAATAGAATAATTAACTAAAACAGCTAAAATTGTCATAACAGCAACTCCTGCCCACATATCTGGAACATAGCCAGTTTCTTGCGAATGCATTATGAAATAACCTAAACCATTCCCTGTTGTCATTCCCATCATCTCCACACCCATAGCTATTAAAAAAGCAAATATTACGCCTAATCTTAATCCTGTGAAAATATAAGGAAGTGCAGAGGGTAACTGTATTTTCCAAAAAATATCAGATTTATTAAAATTCAGTGATTTTCCAATTTTAACAAACTCTGAAGGTACATTTTTTGCACCAGTAACTGTGTTATTCAACAAAGGCCATTGAACTGCCCAATATATCACGAGTACAATTGCAAGTTCATTTATTAATGTAAATAAAATTATTAAATGAAAAAGAGTTAATGGATTAATCTGTTCTAACAATCTCAACAATGGGTTTAATGAATTTTCAATCCTTTTAAAAAATCCTCCAAGCAAAAATCCCAATGGAATAGCTACAATCAAAGCTAAACTAACTCCTATTAAAACTCTTATTAGAGTATAAGCTGTTTCAAAAGGGATTATCCCACTTAAACTCAATTCGACTATTTTTATAATAATAGTCGATGGAGAAGAAATGAAATTAGGATTAAATACTCCTATAACTGATAAAAATTCCCATATGATAAAAAAGATAATAACTGCAGAAAATTTATGAATGATTTTATGAATAATCGATATAAATTTGTTAAAAATTATTTTATTAAGATTATTAATTAAGATTATTAAATTCATTTTTTCACTTAAAATTAGTTATATCAAAAATAAAAGATAAAAAATAGAAATTTGTTTATAAAAAAATTAGTAAATCAATAATAACCCCCCAGAATTTAAATATTATTATTGATTTGGTAAGCTAGTATCCCAAGTATCATTAAATTCAGTAGTATATAAATCCTCAGGTACAAATTCACCATGTTCTATTAATCCATCAGCTTCCATTGCATCAATCCAATCTTGTATATATCCTTTAACTTCATCATCAATAGCTCCAGAAGGACTATACCAGTGAACATTAGCTGTATATGGTAAATCAATATTTTTAGCAGTTATTTCACCTGCTTCTTCCCTGTTATCATTAGACCATCTATCAGCATCTTTAAATGCTTTGATGAAATTTCGAACAGTATCAGGATGTTCTTTTATAAATTCTTCATTAACTATTGCAAAGGATAATCCTGCTGCAGGACCAAATGCTTCAGTACTAGTAGTTAAAATTCTTAATTTTTTGCTAGAATCATTGGTTTCATTACTATCTTTTTCTGCTTTTGCAAAAAATGGAGGATGTAATGTTGCAATATCAATATCACCTTGTAATAATGCTTGTTCTTGTTGATTATCTGGAAGAGTAACATATTCGATAGTATCATTAGGTGTAATATTATTTTTTCTTAACCATGCATTTGTTTCTAAATCAGCACAAACACCAGTAGCAAGTACTCCAACTTTAACTTTTCTTCCATTATCTTTTACAAATTTTTCAAAATCTTCTGGACCTTTTAAAGAACTATTTTCTTTAACAAGCCAGTGCATATGTTCTTCATCTAAAGATCCATTAATAGGTTCTGCTCCAGTTACTACTACAGCTTGAACTGGAACACCACTCTTAATAAGATTTATTAATGCATTTGGATGTCCATCATATACATTTAATTCTCCTGATGAAAGTGCTGCAGGTTGTTGAGCATAAGGAATATCACCTTTATCAACAACATTTACATTATATTTATCAAAAAATCCTTTTTCATATCCTACAAACCAAGGAGTTCCTGAACAATCTTTTGTTACAGCTCCATTAATAGAATTAGCATTTGCCGATGATGGTAAAAATACTAATCCTGCTATTATTGCTATTATCGCTATAATTACAATAACTATAGCTATTAATTTTTTATTTACCATTTTTATTCTCCTTATTTTAATTTTCTTTATCTTTATACTTTATATGTTAAATTATATTCTTATATCAAATCTTATATTCTCATATCAAGTTTTTATAAGATTTCACAGTTATTTTCTATTTAATATTAATTTTAATGATTAATATTTCTTTAAATATGTTTATTCAAATTATTGTTTAATTAAATTAATTTTTATTTGATTTCAATAAATAATATGTTAAAATTATAAATGAAGCTTAAAAAACTTAAATATTAGATTGAACATATTAAATATTGTATATTCAAATTTAGTAGAATTGTTGAATATACATTATAATGAATAGATAGGGATCTTCCCTATCTATTTACTATCAAATCGGTTATTTTTTGTATTCTCTCTTTTTAGCAAGTCATTATAGCACCTCCTACTAAGGATAATTTTATGAACTTAAATTTTTATAATAAATTATATACTCAAATATACAAAATATACATATTAAATTTCAACATCTTGTTTCCATGTTGAAACTCTTTTTTCTAAATAAAGTAAACCATAATTTACAATATAACCAAGTAAAGCAACAGTTACGATTCCTGCCCACATTTTAGGTATTTGCATTACCATTTGAGCTTGCATAATCATATGACCTAAACCAGCAGTTGATCCTAACATCTCAGCACCAATCAGCATGAAAAATGCGAAAACTGCACCCATACGGATACCAGTGAAAACTGTTGGTAGTGAAGCTGGAATCAGTACCTTAGTAAAAATTTCTACTTTACCTAATCCCGCAGATTTAGCCATTTTTACTAAAACAGGATCAACATTAGATATACCAGTAATAGTATTCAGTAATATTGGCCATTGAGTGACCCAATAGATAATTGTTATTTTAGAAAGTTCTCCTATTCCTAAAAATACAATGAATATAGGAAACAAAGTAAATGGGTTTGCCTGAGATAAAAGCTGAAGAAGTGGATTTACTGCTTTTTCAAAATTTTTAAAAAAGCCACCTAATAAAAATCCAAGAGGTAGTGCAACTATAAGTGCAAGAAGAAAACCTGAAAACACTCTCCATAAACTTACTAAGGTATTATATTGTAAAGTTCCATCTAAACATAATCTATACATTTCATTAAGGATTGTGGTTGGAGTTGGAATAAATATTTGATTTACAAGCCCTAAAGTTGGAAGAATCTGCCAAGCTATTAAAAATACTATAATTGCAATGTATTTATGTAATGTTGATTTAAATAGAGATGTTGGTGAAAAATTTACAGAACTCATTTAAATTCCCCCACCTTTTTCAATTGAAGTCTCAAATTCAAGCTTATTTTCTTTAATTTCTTGAGATTTAATAACTTCTTCTTTTAAAAGCTCCCAAATTTTGTGTCTTAATCTAGCAAAATCAGTACTGCTCTTAAAATCTGTTTTAAATCTATGTTGCCTTGATATTGGAATATTTACAATTTCTTTAATAGTTCCTGGTCGAGCTGTCATGATTGCAACTTTATCAGCTAAAAATATAGCTTCATCTATACTATGAGTAATAAATATAACTGTTTTTTTATTGTTTTCTGTTATTTTAAGTAAATCTTCTTGTAAGATAGATCTTGTTTGAGCATCAACAGCTGCAAAAGGTTCATCCATAAGTAAAATTTCTGGATCAATAGCTAATGCACGAGCAATAGCTACTCTCTGTTTCATACCACCACTTAGTTCATTAGGATATCTATCTTCAAAGCCAGATAGCCCTACAAGTGAAAGGTATTCTTTACTAATTTTTTCACATTCTTTTTTATCTAAATGAGATTCTAATGGAAAAGTTACATTGTGTAAAGCATTTCTCCATGGTAGAAGAGCATATTGTTGAAAAACAATTCCTCTATCTAATCCAGGACCATCAACAATTTTATCATTAATTTTTATTTCACCTTTTGATGGAGTAGAAAGACCACCGATAATGTCTAATAATGTTGATTTTCCACAACCACTTGGACCCAAAATAACCAAAAATTCTCCATTATATATATCTAAATTAACATTATCTATTGCAAGAAATTCCTCTTCTTTAGATTTTTTTCCTTTTCTTTCAAATGTTTTTTTAATATTTCTTATAATGATTTTAGAAGTATCATTATTATCTTTATTCAAATAACTTATCTTTTGATTTCCTTTTGTTTCATTATCATTTTTTATTTCACCTATTTTAACACCTCCAATATTGTTTATAAAAATAATTTAATTTAATCTTTAAAATTTTAATTTTAACCTCAATAATTTTTATTTCAATAATTTTAACTTCAATAATTTTTATTTCAATAATTTTATTTTTAATACTAATATTCAGATTTATATAACAATGTTATGTTTTCTATTTTTATATTCTCATATAAAAAAATAAAATATGAAAAATAAAAAAATAAAAATCAATCGATTAACAATTGTTATAATATTCTACAAAGGTCCTGCTTTATCATAAAACAAATCTTGAATTAAATTAAGACCACCATCATATCCAACATAATTATCTCCTAAAACCAGCCTATTATATGAAGGAAAAGAAACTGTAACATGAGTAGTTTCTAATTCACCTTTAATAACAGATTCAAGAGAACTTGCATAAAGATTTAAAAATGGTCTATCCTTTAAAAGTTGATTTATTTTGAATGAATCTATTTCAAATATAATATCTGGAGTAAATTGAATCTCTTCACTACTTGTTATTGCATTAATAATTCCTTCCTTATATTCTTCAGGAGGATTATCAGTAATAATAACAATATCTGGAAGTTGTCCAACTTCATCAGTTAAATATCTTGTAATACTCACAGCAGTATTTGAATCAGCTACAACTCCAAAATAAACATTAGGAACATCAAACTGAAGAATATCTCCAGCATATTCAATTGTACGATAAGCTCTACGCTCTCCTTCTTTTATTAAATCTTCAAGCTTCCTTTTATTAATAGGAAGAATTTCAGCTAACTTTCTTAAAAATTTTGTAGTTTGAATAGGGCCTGTAGGTATTCCAGGAAAACTTATATAAGGTGTATCAAATTCTTTTTCAAGTTTACGAGCAGCCCTATGACCAATCCATGGGGATAAAACAATATTATATGCTGCAGAAGGTATCTTTTGAATTTTTTCAACTGTGTCAAATTCTCCAAATATAACATTAGCTTCTATATCAAGTTTTTCAAGTAATTCTTTAATAGCTCTAAGCTCCCCTTTCCAAAAAATATGTTGAAATGGTACAATACCTAATATATTAATTAATTTTTTTTCTTTTTTATCCGAAGGCTTTAAATATTGATCTACAAGAGCTTCAAAAAATAATTCATATCCTTCAAATGAGTTTCCTTTAAAACCTGGAGCATTCACGTGGATTATAGGTGCTTTATCTCTAAATTCATTAACAACAGCATCAACATCGTCTCCAATTAAAGATGGAACACAACCTGATATTACAGTAAAAAATTCACCTGTTGAAATTTTTATTGTTGAATCAATAAGTTTTCTTAACTTATCTTCTCCTCCAAAAATCACATGTTCTTCAACAAGACAAGAACATGGAGTAGATGAGCCTCCATAATCACCAGGAGCATTTTGAGCTCCTCCATAATTTGCACCAAACAATTGACTCATACCACAACCTGAACCAGAATGAAGAATAGGAACCCCCTCATTTAATCCAACCGCTGCTTCATAAGCTCCAGATAATGTACAACCATATCTTGGAGCTTCTACTATTCTAGGTGAACTTGATTCATCTATATAGTTTTCTGATTTTTCACTCAATTTTTCATCTCCCTTAATAAACATAAAATATATAAAAATATTATAAATTATAAAAATTTTATAAAATATACAAAAAATTATAAGATTTATAAAAAGTCTTATAATAAGTTATAAAATTTATAATAATATTATAAATTATAAAAATATTATAAAAATATTATAAAAAATATTATAAAAATTATAAAATTTTAAAAAATTATTTTCCTTTTTCAGCAAAGTACAATGGATCTGGTTGATCTAAGTACCATTTTTTGACACTAACGCCAGTATTTTCTTTAGAAAGTCTTTGTAGTGATTCATTTTTAAGTGCTTGGAGTAAAAAGTTTCCATATGCAACTGCACCAGCATATCCTGCCTGAGTACTCCATTTTCTTGGATCTCCTCTAAGTGAATGTAATCTTGAAACAGAACCTTCACGTTTCCAAGCACCACCTTGGAACGGACATGTTAAAGCCATATCTGGTTTTGTTTGTTCAGTAATATGGAGTTGTTCAGCTGCTTGGAAAGTATTTACCATAACATTAAAATCACCGACTTTATCAATAACATCTTCTAATTCATCGATTAAGATATTATCAAAATCCTGTGCCATTGCTGAACTTGATTTAACACCTAACTCATCAAAGTAAGGTAATTGAGTAACAAGCCGTCCTTGTCCAAGAGAACCAAGAACATCAATTTTTGAACCTCTTTTATCCTCAATAGCTTTAAACTTATCTTTAATCTCTTTTAATTTAGGAACATATTTCTTATGTTCTTCTTTTATAAGTTCTTCAACTTCTTCTTCTTTTCCAGTATACTTAGCTATCTCTCTAAGCCATTCATCAGTATTATTAATACCAATAGGAGAAGGATACATGAAAAATGGAACTCCAAAATGTTGGTGAAGTCCTCTTGATAAGTAATCTGTATAAGTTGGACAAATTGGTGCTGTTACTGCTGCCTCTGACAGCTGTTCAAAGTCTTCAACACTTGCAAATTCTGGAATAAAATTTACTCTTAAGCCTAACTTACCAAGTAATCTTTCAATTTCAATCCTATCTTGCCATGCATAAGATAACATACTAGCTATATTAACTAAGTCTTTTTGTTTCTTTTTAGGTTTTTTAACAAGATATTTTAATACTCCATGCCAAAAAGCATCATATCCTGTTTGCATGATTTTAGATCTTACACCTTCACAGTGAATTGGAACAATGGTTGCTTTTACATCAGGTTGGATCTCATTTACTGCAGATTCAATATCTTCACCAATTATCCCTGTGACACAGGTAGTTAAAATGAAAATAGCTTTTGGAGAATACCTATCTTCAGCTTCTTTAATAGCTTCAATAAGCTTATCTTTAGCACCAAAAACAACATCATCTTCTCCAAGATTAGTAGTTAACCAATTAAGTTTATAATTTGTTGGTTTTCCTAATGCTTCTGGAATAGCTCCATATAGTTCTTTATAACCTAATGCTGCATGTGAACATCCAACAGGACCATTAAAAATTATCGCAGCATCTCTTATTGTAGAAACTCTCACTGAGAGGTAAAAATTTAGGATACATCCTCCAGATTGTTGAAACCCTCTTTCAGTACATTTTAAATTACCTTTTTTTGCATCATCTAAAAGTTCACTAGCTTTTCCAAAGTACACATTTGTTCCATTTGCACGTTGTTCACGAGTAGGGCATGTGACTTTATCAAGTTCTACAATGTAATCCTCTGAATCAAGTTCATTTTTAGCCATATTTTAACCTCTATATTCTAATTTTGATTCTTTTAATCATTCAATTCTCTTAATTTTACATCTATTTAATTCAAATTATAATTTATTTAAATTACATTATTTAATTAATATTTCCTTAATTTTATCTATCTTAAATTTAAGATTTTTATATCTTAAAATCACCTTCTTCTTGTTTTTTAAGTTCTAATAATTTATCAGACCACGATTCTGCCCAATCCTTTAGTTCATCACTTTCTAAAGGAGATGGTACATATTCATTTTTGTTATTATAAATATCCTTTGCAAGTTTTCTATAAACATCTGCTTGTGCTGATTCTGGATCTGCTTCAATAGTTGTTTTTCCTGCTAATTCTGCTTGTGTTACTGTAAGAGATCTTGGAACAAAGCCTGCTATTGTACTATCTGTCTGATCAACAAAATCTTTTAGAATATCTTTTTGAGCAGAAAATGTAATTGAATTTGCAATTATTCCACTGAAGAGAGCTCCCCCTCCTGTAGAATATTTTTTTATACCTTTAAAAAGATTATTAGCTGCATAAATAGCCATAAAATCTGCAGAAGAAACTGTGTAGACTTGATCTGCTACTCCTTCTCTTATTGGCATTGCAAATCCTCCACAAACAACATCCCCAAGAACATCATATAAAACAACATCAGGAGCATATTCTTCATATACATTTTGTTGTTTTAAAAATTCTACTGCTGTAATTATACCTCTTCCAGCACATCCAACACCAGGTTCAGGACCTCCAGCTTCAACACAGTGGATTCCATTAAATCCTTCAAAAATTACATCTTCAACTTTTAAAGCTCCCCTTCCTTTTCTCAGTGATTCAAGTACTGTTGGTATTGATTTTCCACCAGTTAATGTATGTGTAGAATCACTTTTTGGGTCACAACCCACTTGCATTACATTATATCCAGCATCCGACAATGCTGCACTAATATTTGAGGTGGTAGTAGATTTTCCTATTCCACCTTTTCCATATATAGCAATCTCTTTTATTTTCTTCAATTTTTCTACCTCATTAATAGTTAAGCTAAGAATTATATAACAATTGTTATATTATTGATTTATTTTATTCTTGATTTTTAATATAATTTTTAATAAAAGATTCAATTAAGATTAAAATCTTAAATAGAATATTAAAAACAAAAATAAGTTAATTTGTAACTCTTTTTCTAAAACAAAATTTTTATTTAATTATAAATTAATAATTTATAATTAAACTAATCTTTATAATTAATAATTTTATAAAATAATTCTTATTAATATAAAAATTTTAATTATCAATTAATTATTTTAATATATTATATTTTAATATATTTTTAATATATTAAAATTTTTAATATATTAATTTAAATTAATTTTAATTAAAATTTAATTAATGATTTTATAAAAATTATATAATTAAATTAAATTAATTTTGCTATTTAGGAAATGAGAGTTAAGTATTTTAATCAACACATAAAATCAATAATGGAATAAGATTTATGTCTTAAGAAATCTTTGTAAGAAATAAAGTCGTTGTATATATATGCAAACCTAATTTCAACTAATTTATTAGATACATTAGAAATGTATTCAATAGATTTTTTTATTCTTAATTCAGAAATCATTTTTGGCCTCCATATATTCTTAATTTTTCATATAATATCATTAACTTTAATATAGCTATATAATTTTAATAATTATAGTATTTAATAATTATTGTTATATCAGTTTAATGATTATAGCTTAATAATTATATAAATTTAGTTATTAAATTATATAAACTACTATAAAATTATTTTATAATATTATATTAAATAACACAACACAATACAACTTTATATAAATCTACAATATTTCAACGATAATACCCGATTATTTTTTTCATTTTTTATTATTATAGAAAATATAACAATCGTTATTTATCAATTATTTATAATAATATATAAACTTTACTATAAATTTACTAGATTTTTACTATTTATTAGTATTAATCTAGATTTTTATCATATTTTACATAATAATTTATTATAATTTTTTTATTTAAGAAATTATTAAAAAATTATTAAATAAGTTTAAATATAATTAATAAAATAATATTTATAACAATTGTTATTTAAAATTATTGGTTAAAAAATTATTGATATTATTGATTATATAATTATTGATTATATAAACTTATTAATGATTAGTTAAATTTATTGATATTAATTTTATTGATGTTAATTTTATTTATATAATAGAATTGATATTTATTGATATCATCTATAATTTGATATTATTTATAATGATATTATTTATAATTAAAAATTGATTGATTTGGAGAGATTGAATGAAAGATAACTTATTGAATCATAGTTTAATAATAGCTAGATATGGAGAAATAGGACTGAAAAGTCCTCGAGTAAGAGGAAGATTTGAAAGACAATTAAAATCTAACATAAAAACTGCATTTGAATGTAAAATAAAAATAAGCCAAGGAAGAATATATATTCATCCAAAAAATTTTGATGAAGCTTTAACCAAATTAAAAAGAATCTTCGGAATCGTATCATTTTCACCTGCTATTCATACAAAAACTACTTATGAAGATATTGAAAATGATTTAGGCAAATATACAGAAAAACTCATTGAAGAAAATTTGATTAGTTCTAAAACGAAGTTTGCAGTAAGATGTAGAAGAGTTGGTGATCATGATTTTTCATCTCAGGAAATGGCTGGATTTGCTGGATCAATAGTTAGAAAAAAGATTGATGCTCCAGTTGATTTATCTAATCCTGATATAAAAATTTTTCTTGAAGTTAGAGAAGATGAAACCTATATATTTCATGAAAAAATTAGAGGTCCTGGAGGATTACCTCTCGGTTCCCAAGGAAGATTAGTAGCTTTAATA includes:
- a CDS encoding ABC transporter permease, whose protein sequence is MNLIILINNLNKIIFNKFISIIHKIIHKFSAVIIFFIIWEFLSVIGVFNPNFISSPSTIIIKIVELSLSGIIPFETAYTLIRVLIGVSLALIVAIPLGFLLGGFFKRIENSLNPLLRLLEQINPLTLFHLIILFTLINELAIVLVIYWAVQWPLLNNTVTGAKNVPSEFVKIGKSLNFNKSDIFWKIQLPSALPYIFTGLRLGVIFAFLIAMGVEMMGMTTGNGLGYFIMHSQETGYVPDMWAGVAVMTILAVLVNYSITLIEKEFYRIENLLF
- a CDS encoding ABC transporter substrate-binding protein, whose amino-acid sequence is MVNKKLIAIVIVIIAIIAIIAGLVFLPSSANANSINGAVTKDCSGTPWFVGYEKGFFDKYNVNVVDKGDIPYAQQPAALSSGELNVYDGHPNALINLIKSGVPVQAVVVTGAEPINGSLDEEHMHWLVKENSSLKGPEDFEKFVKDNGRKVKVGVLATGVCADLETNAWLRKNNITPNDTIEYVTLPDNQQEQALLQGDIDIATLHPPFFAKAEKDSNETNDSSKKLRILTTSTEAFGPAAGLSFAIVNEEFIKEHPDTVRNFIKAFKDADRWSNDNREEAGEITAKNIDLPYTANVHWYSPSGAIDDEVKGYIQDWIDAMEADGLIEHGEFVPEDLYTTEFNDTWDTSLPNQ
- a CDS encoding ABC transporter permease — translated: MSSVNFSPTSLFKSTLHKYIAIIVFLIAWQILPTLGLVNQIFIPTPTTILNEMYRLCLDGTLQYNTLVSLWRVFSGFLLALIVALPLGFLLGGFFKNFEKAVNPLLQLLSQANPFTLFPIFIVFLGIGELSKITIIYWVTQWPILLNTITGISNVDPVLVKMAKSAGLGKVEIFTKVLIPASLPTVFTGIRMGAVFAFFMLIGAEMLGSTAGLGHMIMQAQMVMQIPKMWAGIVTVALLGYIVNYGLLYLEKRVSTWKQDVEI
- a CDS encoding ABC transporter ATP-binding protein, which encodes MNKDNNDTSKIIIRNIKKTFERKGKKSKEEEFLAIDNVNLDIYNGEFLVILGPSGCGKSTLLDIIGGLSTPSKGEIKINDKIVDGPGLDRGIVFQQYALLPWRNALHNVTFPLESHLDKKECEKISKEYLSLVGLSGFEDRYPNELSGGMKQRVAIARALAIDPEILLMDEPFAAVDAQTRSILQEDLLKITENNKKTVIFITHSIDEAIFLADKVAIMTARPGTIKEIVNIPISRQHRFKTDFKSSTDFARLRHKIWELLKEEVIKSQEIKENKLEFETSIEKGGGI
- a CDS encoding nitrogenase component 1; amino-acid sequence: MSEKSENYIDESSSPRIVEAPRYGCTLSGAYEAAVGLNEGVPILHSGSGCGMSQLFGANYGGAQNAPGDYGGSSTPCSCLVEEHVIFGGEDKLRKLIDSTIKISTGEFFTVISGCVPSLIGDDVDAVVNEFRDKAPIIHVNAPGFKGNSFEGYELFFEALVDQYLKPSDKKEKKLINILGIVPFQHIFWKGELRAIKELLEKLDIEANVIFGEFDTVEKIQKIPSAAYNIVLSPWIGHRAARKLEKEFDTPYISFPGIPTGPIQTTKFLRKLAEILPINKRKLEDLIKEGERRAYRTIEYAGDILQFDVPNVYFGVVADSNTAVSITRYLTDEVGQLPDIVIITDNPPEEYKEGIINAITSSEEIQFTPDIIFEIDSFKINQLLKDRPFLNLYASSLESVIKGELETTHVTVSFPSYNRLVLGDNYVGYDGGLNLIQDLFYDKAGPL
- a CDS encoding nitrogenase component 1 codes for the protein MAKNELDSEDYIVELDKVTCPTREQRANGTNVYFGKASELLDDAKKGNLKCTERGFQQSGGCILNFYLSVRVSTIRDAAIIFNGPVGCSHAALGYKELYGAIPEALGKPTNYKLNWLTTNLGEDDVVFGAKDKLIEAIKEAEDRYSPKAIFILTTCVTGIIGEDIESAVNEIQPDVKATIVPIHCEGVRSKIMQTGYDAFWHGVLKYLVKKPKKKQKDLVNIASMLSYAWQDRIEIERLLGKLGLRVNFIPEFASVEDFEQLSEAAVTAPICPTYTDYLSRGLHQHFGVPFFMYPSPIGINNTDEWLREIAKYTGKEEEVEELIKEEHKKYVPKLKEIKDKFKAIEDKRGSKIDVLGSLGQGRLVTQLPYFDELGVKSSSAMAQDFDNILIDELEDVIDKVGDFNVMVNTFQAAEQLHITEQTKPDMALTCPFQGGAWKREGSVSRLHSLRGDPRKWSTQAGYAGAVAYGNFLLQALKNESLQRLSKENTGVSVKKWYLDQPDPLYFAEKGK
- the nifH gene encoding nitrogenase iron protein; this translates as MKKIKEIAIYGKGGIGKSTTTSNISAALSDAGYNVMQVGCDPKSDSTHTLTGGKSIPTVLESLRKGRGALKVEDVIFEGFNGIHCVEAGGPEPGVGCAGRGIITAVEFLKQQNVYEEYAPDVVLYDVLGDVVCGGFAMPIREGVADQVYTVSSADFMAIYAANNLFKGIKKYSTGGGALFSGIIANSITFSAQKDILKDFVDQTDSTIAGFVPRSLTVTQAELAGKTTIEADPESAQADVYRKLAKDIYNNKNEYVPSPLESDELKDWAESWSDKLLELKKQEEGDFKI